The sequence TGTCATGGCACTTCATAAAAATGGGAAAATGTTTGAGAACATTATACGGATGTGAATGGATGATGCTATGATCTTAATTGACTAGAACTTTTATGTAGTCTAATGAGTATTACTTTCAAGACAACAGACCTTTTGGATGACTAGCAATGGTGGTATGTAAAATTTACCTAAAACAAAGGATGAGGTTTTCAGGACATCTATAAATTTCTCCAAACAGGGCAGGCTTTCAATTTAccacatcagaaaaaaaaatagcctgCTGTCTTAGTAGGTTTTATTGCAAGAACCATGGGACTATAGCGGCAAAGATCAGTGGTTTTTTAATAAGGCTATGAAGACAACGAGCAGAGAAACAGGGCATTTACTCTTTATCAGTTGTTGCTAGTGCACTGTATAAGCAAcagataataaagtaaaaatTCATTAGTACCGGCTTTGTCAAAGATTTCTTTTAACTTCAACACATCTTTGATCGCCATACAGGTATGACGATCACGTCCCCCATGCTCTGGGCGCCCAGTCAATGGATCGGGATTTGGCAGCTCCATCAAGTGAATCATCTCAGAACCAACCCAGAGCCAAGCACCTCTGTAAGGAAGCTTGTCGGTTGGCCTAGCAGGATTCACCTTAAGACCTGATTGATAAAGAATTAGTTTTAGTTTACAAGCAGTGAGGGCATTTCCTCCTGTGTGTCAGTTTTACTTTACAAGCAGCATGTACACAAGAACATGTAAAACTGATAACTAACTCACCAAGCAGATCTTTGTAGAAGGCCATTGACCTTTCGAGATTTTCACATAGGATCCCAACATGGTGAATGCTAACAACTCCATAAGCAGGTTCTGCACCAGAAATCATGCATGTTTGATTTGGTTCAGAGAAAAGGGGCACTTACTCTAGCTATAGCCAATATGAGTAccaaaaaccaaacaaaagctATACAAAGGAAAATGTAGTCAGCATCTCAGCACCCACAATTTCAAAGCAAATGCACATTGTGCTTATATGACTATTAATTAACTTAGGAATTATTGTGATGATTCTTGTTTCCTTGATGGAAATAGTGGCTTAACGAGAAACGCccaggggtcttccggctagctccacaaggtgatgggctagacgacctgggttcAAAGcttcaccccttctaattatttgatattaggtcattccctaatattcgcgtttttttttttttgaaatagtGGCTTAACTCTCTTGCTCAAGACAAAAAAGAAAGTAAGGATTGTTGAGCAGTTCAGTCAGGTCATGGCTGTTTAACAATCTACATAAAAACAGTTTTAGTATTCCATATTTTGCCTTGTCAGAACCAGCCAATAAAAAGCGCAACTGGTTTGTGGTtttaagatgaaaaaaaaaaactaacatgaATTTTGCATGTTTAGAGAACATATTTCAGTATGTGATTCTTCATATCCATGTATGCTACATAGAACTGTAAAATTAAATGTATGCACGGTACAAGCATATTGAACATTTGCACCTCTACAACTTAACCACAATTGCACATATGCCTATACTCTGTACCATCAAATCAGCGAGTATCAGTTAATTTCATACTCCGTACTACATTATCCACTCTCCTCCACTCTAATAGGCAAAGCTGCAAGCCCCCTAGAACTTCGAATTTGGTACTAAAAGTAATACTAGAGTTGAGCTAAATAGATAGATTGGTGCACATCGTGATCGATTCCCCTACTACTAAACATCACCAAGATTTACTAACTCTTGTTCATATGTAGCTCCAGGGTTCAGTTCAGAGTCCAGACTGATCTTGATTCTTGAAACACTCCCGAAATCAGCCAGTAAATCTTTAACAGGAACACTAAATCGAACAACTACCACTGCAACTGAAATCACCCAAGAACTCACTCACTCACCCTGGGACGCCTCCTGCGCCGTGACGAGCTGCTCCCCGCCGGTGGCCACCGAAAGACGGGTcccgggacggcggcgcggggcggcggaggaggggacggGCGGGGAGGCCATGGCCGCCACCTTCCCGGAgctggagggggagggggagaggagggcgagagAAGAGAGGCACCTCGTCGCCATGGCTGCTGCCGCTTggatttcttgatttcttcagagttcagagacgCTTCGGCTGCACAAAGCTGTGGGCTTTATGGGCCTCTACTATTTTGTGTGGCTCgtatgccctttttttttttcctcctgcgATTTTTCCCTATTTTGTGTGGATTAGACGGAAGGAAATCACACAGCGTCACATCATCGCTGACCTGGAGGCTTTCCATGGGTGCTATCACAACCATGAATGGCAGACGACGATTAACCCATCGAGATAATCGATCCCCTTTGTTTCTTAAACTTTGGAGAAGAGGAGGGATACGAGGAGCAGCTAGAAGATGGATCGTGGAAGGGCATGCTGCTTACAGGCTCGTCGCAGAGGCGGtggacggcgagaggcggagCGCGTGTAGGCGATGGCCGATGGCGGCGTGGATGGAGCGCAGCGGCAGCGGGGCAACGGCGGCGCATCTGCAAGCCAGCCACTCTCTAGTTACTCAATCCCATGGGTCGACCCACCTATGTTGCTGGGTCAGAGTGACCCCGACCCACGTTGGCCCATGAAATTTTGTGGGTCGACCCACATGATTTTGGCCCCATAAATCGTTGGTTGGGTCGCTGGGTCAGTGGGCTGACCTGACCCACCTGCATCCCTACTCAGAACTCCTAGTCGAGTGATGTATAGCAAAATCGCTTGCTTTATCCTGGCCGTATgggcccccacccccaccctggTCCCTGGagaatatttttcatttttaaatttttttcttttaatatttatagaaataatctatcggcgcaaaaaattacaaaaatagaccctgccgtcCTAGTGGAGGgaggcaagctgacgtggcagacggcagCTCGACAACACCGTCTGCCGCCGTCtgcgaaaattgcatttagccctgtaagggcggcaaggggctaaaTGCATTTTTCGCAGTCCTAAAGAGCATTTCgctcgtactttttttttcatctgggtcccttgccgccctacTAGGGACTCAGATGCAAAAAGTGCCAGCCAAAAAGTACTAGGCCTAGGCTGGCTTTTTTTGCATGGAGACCCCTTGCCGCCTTAACAAAGGGCGGCAAGGATTTTCGTGCAAAAAAACCCTCCCTCTCCTGTctgccgtcaccgcccgtccctcTCCCGTTTgtcacgtcagcttgccgccctagtggagggcggcagggtctatttttataattttttgcgCCGatggattatttctgtaaatattaaaagaaaaaatttaaaaataaaaaaaattcggtcCCTGGAGATAGTAGCGgccaaaaaaaacatcaaataaTAGGCAAAAAATCACCCGAGTAATGTATAGCAAAATCGTTCTCGTCATACTTGCCCTGATGGCACGCAAGCAACTCCAAGTGAACAAGCACTATAATGGGCATACAACTCAGGGAAGCTATTCCTACTCGTAAACCAGAGACCAAACACACAACTCATTGAACCAACAGCTATTCCTGTAACTCGCAAACCAGAGTAAACTAACAGATATTGTCGCTCCTTCTACTTGTAGCTCCTCCAATGATCTTTACTTCTCCTATCCCACAAAAGAGTAATCTGCAATAGACCACAATACAACAGATCAGCAAGATCAGCTAATATTTAACCCTAACGAAACCTGAGAATTCGAACTTACTGTTGAAAAGTCCTGCACCAATGTGGGACCGAGTATTCACAGCCTCTTCCAGCAGATTATTGACTCTAACTTTCAGTTCCCCCTTCATAGAATTCAGAAGGTCCAGCCTAACCTGAAGAATCTCCCTGTTCAACTCACGAAATGATGCGAATGACAGAGCTTCTAGAGAAGGCAGCAATTCCGCCTCTGGGTGCGGAAAACCGAATGATGGGTAGTGGTGGCGCGACGAGCAAGAACGCAGAGTAATTCATCACAGGAATCGGGTCGTTCCcctgaagaaaaaacaaagtgaGAACAGAGAAGTAAGCACCAACACGATTACACGAacacaaaaacaaaagttagtgAGAAACAGAACACAAAGAACTTCAAATTAGGGAGAGACAAGATTCTCAAGGAAGAGAAACAGAACACCAAAAACACAAAAACTTGAGAAATTAAAGAGGCACAGAAGATTCTTTTAAGGAGAGGAACAGAAGAGGAGAGATGAAATTGATGAGgagaaacagagaaaaaaaaacttcaagaaTTAGGCTTCGGACACGCACTCCACGGAAACCACGAACACTACTCGCATCGCACAGAACACTGGAACACGAACTCTTAACTCGTATCGCACAGAACACGGGAACACCAACTCAACTCGCATCGCACAGAACACCAGCTCAACTCGCATCGCACAGTGCACAGGAACACGAACTCAACCCGAATCACACACAACAAAATATTGGAACACGAAACTCAACTCGAATCACACAACACTGGAACGCGAAACTCAATTCGAATCACACACAACACTGGAACGCGAAACTCAACTCGAATCACACACAACACTGGAACGCGAAACTCAACTCGAATCACACACAACACTGGAACAGGAAACTCAACTCGCATCACACTGACTCACACGCAACGCTGGAACCGCGAACCCAACTCGAAtcgcagagaaaaaaaaaaaggaacaccaACTCGCG is a genomic window of Oryza glaberrima chromosome 7, OglaRS2, whole genome shotgun sequence containing:
- the LOC127779632 gene encoding uncharacterized protein LOC127779632, with amino-acid sequence MATRCLSSLALLSPSPSSSGKVAAMASPPVPSSAAPRRRPGTRLSVATGGEQLVTAQEASQEPAYGVVSIHHVGILCENLERSMAFYKDLLGLKVNPARPTDKLPYRGAWLWVGSEMIHLMELPNPDPLTGRPEHGGRDRHTCMAIKDVLKLKEIFDKAGIKYTLSKSGRPAIFARDPDGNALEFTQV